In Brassica rapa cultivar Chiifu-401-42 chromosome A06, CAAS_Brap_v3.01, whole genome shotgun sequence, a single window of DNA contains:
- the LOC103871408 gene encoding elongator complex protein 2 gives MSKNTQVEAKRVFIGAGCNRVVNNVSWGASGLVSFGAQNAVAIFCPKTAQILTTLPGHKASVNCTHWLPSAKFAFKAKHLDRHYLLSGDTDGVIILWELSTKSNNWRHVLQLPQSHKKGVTCITAFMCSETNAMFASGSSDGVVNVWDVSFPSKPSEECKVSCLDSISADSKAIVTLSLAELPQNPGRFALAMGGLDNKIKLYCGERTGKFTSVCELKGHTDWIRSLDFSLPREETTNSIMLVSSSQDKVIRIWKLVLVGDVGSWQREITLASYIEGPVFVSGRFTYQVSVESVLIGHEDWVYSVEWQPPVDHHQPLSILSASMDKTMMIWRPEKKTGVWVNVVCVGELSHCALGFYGGHWSPDSVSILAHGYGGSFHLWRNVGSSKESENWQMQKVPSGHFAAVTDITWARTGEYLLSVSHDQTTRVFSSWKSDEEDEHWHELARPQVHGHDINCVAMVQGKGNHRFVSGAEEKVVRVFEAPLSFLKTLKHTCAGGEGSFPENLQADVQVLGANMSALGLSQKPIYLHSSSEPLERNGGGEGLETFETVPEAAPVELKEPPIEDQLAFHTLWPESHKLYGHGNELFSLCCDHNGSLVASSCKAQSAAMAEIWLWEVGTWKAVGRLQSHSLTVTHLEFSYDDTLLLSVSRDRHFSVFSIQRTDDGEVSHKLMAKVEAHKRIIWACSWNPYGHQFATSSRDKTVKIWSIEKDAHVKQVLALPQFGSSVTAVAWTGLDQKEKSGCIAVGMESGLIELWNIKIKETEEEGTTATAALALRLEPFMCHVSAVNRLAWRPTESNQSLLRLTSCGDDNCVRVFDFKF, from the exons CCAAGCATTTGGACCGACATTATCTGCTCTCAGGTGATACAGATGGTGTAATCATCCTTTGGGAGCTATCAACTAAAAGTAACAAT TGGAGACATGTGCTACAGCTTCCACAGTCTCATAAGAAAGGTGTAACTTGCATCACTGCGTTTATGTGTTCTGAAACCAATGCAATGTTTGCTTCTGGTTCTTCAGATGGAGTTGTGAATGTCTGGGATGTTTCTTTTCCATCAAAGCCTAGTG AGGAATGTAAAGTTTCGTGCTTGGACTCCATCTCTGCCGACTCCAAAGCAATTGTAACGCTCTCTTTAGCGGAACTGCCTCAAAATCCTGGACGATTCGCCCTCGCCATGGGTGGATTAGACAACAAAATCAAACTGTACTGTGGAGAAAGAACGGGGAAGTTCACTTCTGTCTGTGAGCTTAAAGGCCACACGGACTGGATCAGGAGTTTGGACTTCTCTTTACCAAGAGAAGAAACCACCAATAGTATTATGCTTGTGAGTTCTTCCCAGGACAAAGTCATTCGAATCTGGAAGCTTGTGTTAGTAGGTGATGTTGGCTCATGGCAAAGAGAGATCACTCTTGCTTCTTACATTGAAGGTCCTGTTTTCGTCTCAGGGAGGTTCACATATCAGGTTTCAGTGGAATCTGTTCTCATTGGACATGAAGATTGGGTCTATTCCGTGGAGTGGCAGCCTCCAGTGGACCACCACCAACCGTTGAGCATTTTATCGGCTTCAATGGACAAGACGATGATGATTTGGCGACCTGAGAAGAAAACGGGTGTGTGGGTGAACGTTGTGTGTGTTGGAGAGCTTAGTCACTGCGCTCTTGGCTTCTACGGTGGTCACTGGAGCCCAGATAGTGTGTCCATCCTAGCTCATGGGTATGGTGGATCGTTTCATCTCTGGAGAAATGTTGGTAGCAGCAAAGAGTCTGAGAACTGGCAGATGCAGAAAGTCCCTTCAGGTCATTTTGCTGCTGTTACTGACATTACGTGGGCTAGAACCGGCGAGTACTTGCTATCCGTGAGCCACGATCAGACCACTCGGGTGTTCTCGTCATGGAAGAGTGATGAGGAGGATGAGCATTGGCATGAGCTGGCTCGTCCTCAGGTTCATGGTCATGACATTAACTGTGTGGCAATGGTTCAAGGCAAAGGCAACCACCGTTTTGTAAGTGGAGCGGAGGAGAAAGTTGTGAGAGTTTTTGAGGCTCCTCTGTCTTTCTTGAAGACACTGAAACACACTTGTGCCGGAGGAGAAGGAAGCTTCCCTGAGAATTTACAAGCAGATGTGCAGGTCCTTGGGGCGAACATGTCTGCTCTTGGTTTATCACAGAAGCCTATCTACTTACACT cTTCTAGTGAACCTTTAGAGAGAAATGGGGGAGGAGAAGGTTTGGAGACATTTGAAACGGTTCCAGAGGCTGCTCCAGTGGAGTTGAAGGAGCCTCCAATTGAAGATCAGCTTGCGTTTCATACTTTATGGCCTGAGTCTCATAAACTCTATGGTCATGGTAATGAACTCTTTTCTCTCTGCTGTGACCACAACGGAAGCCTTGTTGCTTCATCGTGTAAG GCTCAATCTGCAGCCATGGCGGAGATATGGTTATGGGAGGTTGGGACATGGAAAGCTGTTGGTCGTTTGCAATCTCACAGCTTGACAGTGACACACTTGGAGTTCTCTTATGATGACACTCTGCTCTTGTCTGTCTCCAGAGATCGTCACTTCTCAGTGTTCTCTATCCAAAGAACAG ATGATGGAGAGGTTAGTCACAAACTCATGGCAAAGGTCGAAGCACACAAGAGGATCATCTGGGCATGTTCATGGAACCCATATGGCCATCAGTTCGCAACTTCATCAAGAGACAAGACTGTGAAGATCTGGTCCATCGAGAAAGACGCTCACGTCAAACAGGTTCTTGCCTTGCCTCAGTTCGGGAGCAGTGTCACAGCCGTGGCTTGGACGGGACTAGACCAGAAGGAGAAGAGCGGGTGCATAGCTGTTGGGATGGAGAGTGGACTGATTGAGCTGTGGAACATAAAGATtaaagaaacagaggaagaaggTACAACAGCAACAGCAGCTCTTGCTCTGAGGCTTGAACCGTTCATGTGTCATGTCTCGGCTGTGAACCGGTTAGCATGGAGACCAACCGAGAGTAACCAGAGTTTGCTGAGGTTAACTTCTTGTGGGGATGATAATTGTGTTAGAGTTTTTGACTTCAAGTTCTGA
- the LOC103871409 gene encoding uncharacterized protein LOC103871409 isoform X1, whose amino-acid sequence MANVCETCGDEGWVEALIFCDSCKLAAVHRHCCGITPVPIDGYVTWFCSDCDESDSASDSEQVGVEDVESLDVSSSPPTMEETETRGVPGSSKSNESVLEMSGNEKKKKRRKIVTHSLPDDTVVETMEVSKKQDGSENGESDELVGLARNEVSVLEKSGKKKKKKKKKIEKGEGSNHVSPVLEAEGHGLQGTTSVEPMKESKKRQCSEGREPEGLNVLVGNEASVLEKSAKKKRSQESSNHTSPVLKAVDCGHQDTASVEPMKESKKRQCSESKEAEGLNVLVGNEVSVLEKSAKKKRIQESSNHTSPVLKDVDCGHQDTASVEAMKVSKKHKTSDELIGEKSEKKKKKKKTNEESSNHTAPVLAAKDNVACDTTDNVEPAKAQESSASRKPHEPAGLEKNEASVSEDGNSTNVPDDNSCTTSKKRRLSSGNTQVTSENMELPSCKETESNMPQTNEVMLALNNGRAQPICTPVWRGSVTVKQGNNCSIHGLVAHVSNLACPKVYEKASSLRTRLSAEMLPRLEIWPPSFLKNGPPTDDSIALYFFPSHDSNSENLYYSLVDEMKKKDLGMRCLLDDAELLLFTSYQLPLPCWKFHSKEYLWGVFRRRKTSGH is encoded by the exons ATG GCGAATGTTTGTGAGACTTGTGGGGACGAAGGTTGGGTAGAAGCACTCATTTTCTGTGACTCTTGTAAACTTGCCGCTGTGCATCG CCATTGTTGTGGTATAACGCCTGTTCCTATAGATGGCTATGTGACTTGGTTCTGTTCAGACTGTGATGAGAGTGACTCTGCCTCTGATTCCGAACAAGTTGGGGTTGAGGATGTTGAATCTCTAGATGTGTCTTCTTCGCCACCAACAATGGAGGAGACTGAGACCAGAGGAGTCCCTGGTAGCAGCAAATCTAACGAATCTGTCTTGGAGATGAGTGGGaacgaaaagaagaagaagagaagaaagattgTTACTCACTCCCTTCCAGATGACACCGTTGTTGAGACCATGGAGGTGTCTAAGAAGCAAGATGGCTCAGAGAATGGAGAATCTGATGAATTGGTTGGTTTAGCGAGGAATGAAGTATCTGTCTTGGAGAAGAGtgggaagaaaaagaagaagaagaagaagaagatagagaaGGGAGAAGGTAGCAATCACGTCTCGCCGGTTCTAGAGGCTGAGGGCCATGGGCTTCAGGGTACTACTAGTGTTGAGCCTATGAAGGAGTCTAAGAAGCGACAATGCTCAGAAGGCAGAGAACCTGAGGGATTGAATGTTTTAGTAGGAAATGAAGCATCCGTTTTGGAGAAGAGTGCTAAAAAGAAGAGGAGCCAAGAGAGCAGCAATCACACCTCGCCGGTTCTAAAGGCTGTGGACTGTGGGCATCAGGATACCGCCAGTGTTGAACCTATGAAGGAGTCTAAGAAGCGACAATGCTCAGAAAGTAAGGAAGCCGAGGGATTGAACGTTTTAGTAGGAAATGAAGTATCTGTTTTGGAGAAGAGTGCGAAAAAGAAGAGGATCCAAGAGAGCAGCAATCACACCTCGCCGGTTCTAAAGGATGTGGACTGTGGGCATCAGGATACCGCCAGTGTTGAAGCTATGAAGGTGTCTAAGAAGCACAAAACATCTGATGAATTGATTGGTGAGAAGAgtgagaaaaagaagaagaagaagaagacaaatgaGGAGAGCAGCAATCACACTGCACCGGTTTTAGCTGCTAAAGACAATGTAGCCTGTGACACAACAGACAATGTTGAACCGGCAAAGGCACAAGAAAGCTCAGCTAGCAGGAAACCTCATGAACCGGCTGGATTAGAGAAAAATGAAGCATCAGTCTCCGAAGATGGTAACTCAACTAATGTGCCAGATGACAACTCTTGCACCACCAGCAAAAAGAGAAGATTAAGTTCTGGCAACACACAGGTTACTAGTGAAAACATGGAGTTACCTTCTTGCAAAGAAACTGAATCAAATATGCCTCAGACAAACGAGGTGATGCTGGCACTGAATAATGGTAGAGCGCAACCAATCTGCACACCGGTGTGGAG AGGGTCAGTAACTGTAAAACAAGGAAACAATTGTAGCATTCATGGACTTGTTGCTCATGTATCAAACTTAGCGTGTCCTAAAGTCTATGAGAAGGCAAGTTCATTACGCACTCGCCTATCTGCTGAAATGCTTCCGAGGTTGGAGATATGGCCACCGAGCTTTCTCAAGAACGGACCACCTACAGATGACAGTATCGCTCTTTACTTCTTCCCTTCCCATGATAG TAACAGTGAAAATCTTTACTACTCCCTTGTTGAtgaaatgaagaagaaagatttgGGGATGAGATGCTTGCTTGACGATGCGGAACTTCTACTTTTCACCTCGTATCAGTTACCACTGCCTTGTTGGA AGTTTCACTCAAAGGAGTACCTGTGGGGCGTTTTCAGACGCAGAAAGACCTCTGGACATTAG
- the LOC103871409 gene encoding uncharacterized protein LOC103871409 isoform X2, producing the protein MANVCETCGDEGWVEALIFCDSCKLAAVHRHCCGITPVPIDGYVTWFCSDCDESDSASDSEQVGVEDVESLDVSSSPPTMEETETRGVPGSSKSNESVLEMSGNEKKKKRRKIVTHSLPDDTVVETMEVSKKQDGSENGESDELVGLARNEVSVLEKSGKKKKKKKKKIEKGEGSNHVSPVLEAEGHGLQGTTSVEPMKESKKRQCSEGREPEGLNVLVGNEASVLEKSAKKKRSQESSNHTSPVLKAVDCGHQDTASVEPMKESKKRQCSESKEAEGLNVLVGNEVSVLEKSAKKKRIQESSNHTSPVLKDVDCGHQDTASVEAMKVSKKHKTSDELIGEKSEKKKKKKKTNEESSNHTAPVLAAKDNVACDTTDNVEPAKAQESSASRKPHEPAGLEKNEASVSEDGNSTNVPDDNSCTTSKKRRLSSGNTQVTSENMELPSCKETESNMPQTNEVMLALNNGRAQPICTPVWRGSVTVKQGNNCSIHGLVAHVSNLACPKVYEKASSLRTRLSAEMLPRLEIWPPSFLKNGPPTDDSIALYFFPSHDSENLYYSLVDEMKKKDLGMRCLLDDAELLLFTSYQLPLPCWKFHSKEYLWGVFRRRKTSGH; encoded by the exons ATG GCGAATGTTTGTGAGACTTGTGGGGACGAAGGTTGGGTAGAAGCACTCATTTTCTGTGACTCTTGTAAACTTGCCGCTGTGCATCG CCATTGTTGTGGTATAACGCCTGTTCCTATAGATGGCTATGTGACTTGGTTCTGTTCAGACTGTGATGAGAGTGACTCTGCCTCTGATTCCGAACAAGTTGGGGTTGAGGATGTTGAATCTCTAGATGTGTCTTCTTCGCCACCAACAATGGAGGAGACTGAGACCAGAGGAGTCCCTGGTAGCAGCAAATCTAACGAATCTGTCTTGGAGATGAGTGGGaacgaaaagaagaagaagagaagaaagattgTTACTCACTCCCTTCCAGATGACACCGTTGTTGAGACCATGGAGGTGTCTAAGAAGCAAGATGGCTCAGAGAATGGAGAATCTGATGAATTGGTTGGTTTAGCGAGGAATGAAGTATCTGTCTTGGAGAAGAGtgggaagaaaaagaagaagaagaagaagaagatagagaaGGGAGAAGGTAGCAATCACGTCTCGCCGGTTCTAGAGGCTGAGGGCCATGGGCTTCAGGGTACTACTAGTGTTGAGCCTATGAAGGAGTCTAAGAAGCGACAATGCTCAGAAGGCAGAGAACCTGAGGGATTGAATGTTTTAGTAGGAAATGAAGCATCCGTTTTGGAGAAGAGTGCTAAAAAGAAGAGGAGCCAAGAGAGCAGCAATCACACCTCGCCGGTTCTAAAGGCTGTGGACTGTGGGCATCAGGATACCGCCAGTGTTGAACCTATGAAGGAGTCTAAGAAGCGACAATGCTCAGAAAGTAAGGAAGCCGAGGGATTGAACGTTTTAGTAGGAAATGAAGTATCTGTTTTGGAGAAGAGTGCGAAAAAGAAGAGGATCCAAGAGAGCAGCAATCACACCTCGCCGGTTCTAAAGGATGTGGACTGTGGGCATCAGGATACCGCCAGTGTTGAAGCTATGAAGGTGTCTAAGAAGCACAAAACATCTGATGAATTGATTGGTGAGAAGAgtgagaaaaagaagaagaagaagaagacaaatgaGGAGAGCAGCAATCACACTGCACCGGTTTTAGCTGCTAAAGACAATGTAGCCTGTGACACAACAGACAATGTTGAACCGGCAAAGGCACAAGAAAGCTCAGCTAGCAGGAAACCTCATGAACCGGCTGGATTAGAGAAAAATGAAGCATCAGTCTCCGAAGATGGTAACTCAACTAATGTGCCAGATGACAACTCTTGCACCACCAGCAAAAAGAGAAGATTAAGTTCTGGCAACACACAGGTTACTAGTGAAAACATGGAGTTACCTTCTTGCAAAGAAACTGAATCAAATATGCCTCAGACAAACGAGGTGATGCTGGCACTGAATAATGGTAGAGCGCAACCAATCTGCACACCGGTGTGGAG AGGGTCAGTAACTGTAAAACAAGGAAACAATTGTAGCATTCATGGACTTGTTGCTCATGTATCAAACTTAGCGTGTCCTAAAGTCTATGAGAAGGCAAGTTCATTACGCACTCGCCTATCTGCTGAAATGCTTCCGAGGTTGGAGATATGGCCACCGAGCTTTCTCAAGAACGGACCACCTACAGATGACAGTATCGCTCTTTACTTCTTCCCTTCCCATGATAG TGAAAATCTTTACTACTCCCTTGTTGAtgaaatgaagaagaaagatttgGGGATGAGATGCTTGCTTGACGATGCGGAACTTCTACTTTTCACCTCGTATCAGTTACCACTGCCTTGTTGGA AGTTTCACTCAAAGGAGTACCTGTGGGGCGTTTTCAGACGCAGAAAGACCTCTGGACATTAG
- the LOC103871409 gene encoding general transcription factor IIF subunit 1 isoform X3 → MEETETRGVPGSSKSNESVLEMSGNEKKKKRRKIVTHSLPDDTVVETMEVSKKQDGSENGESDELVGLARNEVSVLEKSGKKKKKKKKKIEKGEGSNHVSPVLEAEGHGLQGTTSVEPMKESKKRQCSEGREPEGLNVLVGNEASVLEKSAKKKRSQESSNHTSPVLKAVDCGHQDTASVEPMKESKKRQCSESKEAEGLNVLVGNEVSVLEKSAKKKRIQESSNHTSPVLKDVDCGHQDTASVEAMKVSKKHKTSDELIGEKSEKKKKKKKTNEESSNHTAPVLAAKDNVACDTTDNVEPAKAQESSASRKPHEPAGLEKNEASVSEDGNSTNVPDDNSCTTSKKRRLSSGNTQVTSENMELPSCKETESNMPQTNEVMLALNNGRAQPICTPVWRGSVTVKQGNNCSIHGLVAHVSNLACPKVYEKASSLRTRLSAEMLPRLEIWPPSFLKNGPPTDDSIALYFFPSHDSNSENLYYSLVDEMKKKDLGMRCLLDDAELLLFTSYQLPLPCWKFHSKEYLWGVFRRRKTSGH, encoded by the exons ATGGAGGAGACTGAGACCAGAGGAGTCCCTGGTAGCAGCAAATCTAACGAATCTGTCTTGGAGATGAGTGGGaacgaaaagaagaagaagagaagaaagattgTTACTCACTCCCTTCCAGATGACACCGTTGTTGAGACCATGGAGGTGTCTAAGAAGCAAGATGGCTCAGAGAATGGAGAATCTGATGAATTGGTTGGTTTAGCGAGGAATGAAGTATCTGTCTTGGAGAAGAGtgggaagaaaaagaagaagaagaagaagaagatagagaaGGGAGAAGGTAGCAATCACGTCTCGCCGGTTCTAGAGGCTGAGGGCCATGGGCTTCAGGGTACTACTAGTGTTGAGCCTATGAAGGAGTCTAAGAAGCGACAATGCTCAGAAGGCAGAGAACCTGAGGGATTGAATGTTTTAGTAGGAAATGAAGCATCCGTTTTGGAGAAGAGTGCTAAAAAGAAGAGGAGCCAAGAGAGCAGCAATCACACCTCGCCGGTTCTAAAGGCTGTGGACTGTGGGCATCAGGATACCGCCAGTGTTGAACCTATGAAGGAGTCTAAGAAGCGACAATGCTCAGAAAGTAAGGAAGCCGAGGGATTGAACGTTTTAGTAGGAAATGAAGTATCTGTTTTGGAGAAGAGTGCGAAAAAGAAGAGGATCCAAGAGAGCAGCAATCACACCTCGCCGGTTCTAAAGGATGTGGACTGTGGGCATCAGGATACCGCCAGTGTTGAAGCTATGAAGGTGTCTAAGAAGCACAAAACATCTGATGAATTGATTGGTGAGAAGAgtgagaaaaagaagaagaagaagaagacaaatgaGGAGAGCAGCAATCACACTGCACCGGTTTTAGCTGCTAAAGACAATGTAGCCTGTGACACAACAGACAATGTTGAACCGGCAAAGGCACAAGAAAGCTCAGCTAGCAGGAAACCTCATGAACCGGCTGGATTAGAGAAAAATGAAGCATCAGTCTCCGAAGATGGTAACTCAACTAATGTGCCAGATGACAACTCTTGCACCACCAGCAAAAAGAGAAGATTAAGTTCTGGCAACACACAGGTTACTAGTGAAAACATGGAGTTACCTTCTTGCAAAGAAACTGAATCAAATATGCCTCAGACAAACGAGGTGATGCTGGCACTGAATAATGGTAGAGCGCAACCAATCTGCACACCGGTGTGGAG AGGGTCAGTAACTGTAAAACAAGGAAACAATTGTAGCATTCATGGACTTGTTGCTCATGTATCAAACTTAGCGTGTCCTAAAGTCTATGAGAAGGCAAGTTCATTACGCACTCGCCTATCTGCTGAAATGCTTCCGAGGTTGGAGATATGGCCACCGAGCTTTCTCAAGAACGGACCACCTACAGATGACAGTATCGCTCTTTACTTCTTCCCTTCCCATGATAG TAACAGTGAAAATCTTTACTACTCCCTTGTTGAtgaaatgaagaagaaagatttgGGGATGAGATGCTTGCTTGACGATGCGGAACTTCTACTTTTCACCTCGTATCAGTTACCACTGCCTTGTTGGA AGTTTCACTCAAAGGAGTACCTGTGGGGCGTTTTCAGACGCAGAAAGACCTCTGGACATTAG
- the LOC103871410 gene encoding protein DETOXIFICATION 50-like, which yields MSQSNHLTIPLLQNMPLQEKLHFLKNYFTGAFSVAKIFFPLLLASVFTYLRSLATMHFLGRLGSSTLAGCSLALASANISAYALFSGLIGGVETICSQAIGAKRYNLFRATIRRGMILLLRTSFPVFFLWLNIERILTLLKQNVKLASIAGTFLLYSVPDLVAQSLLHPLKAYLKTQSKTRPLLIMTGVTCLLHCLIMYIFVSHFKFEVKGIAVSSVLSNFILVAFLFIYIKKELGSDNDEEEEVTEESYEDREREWKKLLYLALPSCGMGCLEFWFYEIMILICGLLEKPNIAIASMGLIIQITSLVYIFPHSLSSAISTRVGNELGSNRPQAARRAAIVGLSLSILLGIMASTFMFSVRNVWATFFTDDEDVIDLVSKVLPIVCLCELGNCPQTTVGGVLKGSARTWMGAWINTVAFYFVGSPVALALAFWFGFGLKGLWLGMLAAQITCVIGMMVAMYRIDWELEAERARDLTSVDDCRSDGEVEDGEAGRLISRVESFEG from the coding sequence atgtctcAATCAAACCATCTTACAATACCTTTACTCCAAAACATGCCTCTTCAGGAGAAACTGCATTTCCTTAAAAATTACTTTACTGGAGCATTCTCAGTCGCCAAAATCTTTTTCCCATTGCTACTCGCATCTGTTTTCACTTACCTTCGCTCCTTAGCCACTATGCATTTCCTAGGCCGTCTTGGTTCCTCTACTCTTGCTGGCTGCTCCCTTGCCCTTGCATCCGCCAACATTAGCGCTTACGCTCTGTTCTCCGGCTTGATCGGGGGCGTCGAAACCATCTGCTCACAAGCCATCGGCGCAAAACGCTATAACCTCTTCAGGGCAACCATCAGGCGAGGAATGATCCTCCTCCTCCGCACATCATTCCCTGTTTTCTTTCTCTGGTTAAACATCGAGAGGATTCTGACACTGCTTAAACAGAACGTGAAGCTTGCGTCCATAGCTGGCACCTTTCTGCTTTACTCTGTTCCGGATCTCGTCGCTCAGTCTTTATTGCACCCATTAAAAGCTTATCTCAAGACTCAGTCAAAGACTCGGCCTCTATTAATCATGACAGGAGTGACGTGTCTTCTCCACTGTCTGATCATGTACATTTTCGTGTCGCACTTCAAGTTTGAGGTTAAAGGTATCGCTGTGAGTTCTGTTTTGTCAAATTTTATCCTTGTCGCCTTTCTCTTCATCTACATCAAAAAAGAGCTAGGCAGCGACAAtgacgaggaggaggaggttacAGAGGAGTCGTACGAAGATCGTGAGAGAGAATGGAAGAAACTGTTGTATCTCGCGTTACCGAGTTGTGGAATGGGTTGTCTAGAGTTTTGGTTCTATGAGATAATGATTTTAATTTGTGGGCTTCTTGAAAAGCCCAATATAGCTATTGCTTCAATGGGCCTTATCATTCAAATCACTTCTCTTGTTTACATTTTCCCTCACTCTTTGAGCTCAGCAATCTCCACTCGGGTCGGAAACGAGCTTGGTTCGAACCGGCCACAAGCAGCGAGAAGAGCCGCCATCGTGGGACTCAGTCTCAGCATTCTCCTCGGGATCATGGCGTCCACGTTCATGTTCTCGGTCAGAAACGTATGGGCCACGTTTTTCACGGATGATGAAGACGTCATTGATTTAGTTTCCAAGGTTCTGCCGATTGTCTGCCTTTGCGAGCTAGGAAACTGCCCTCAGACGACGGTAGGTGGCGTTCTCAAAGGGTCTGCGAGGACGTGGATGGGAGCTTGGATTAATACGGTGGCGTTTTATTTCGTTGGTTCGCCTGTTGCACTGGCTCTGGcgttttggtttgggtttggattaaAGGGACTTTGGCTCGGGATGCTCGCAGCGCAGATAACTTGTGTGATTGGTATGATGGTGGCGATGTATAGGATTGATTGGGAACTTGAGGCGGAAAGGGCTAGGGATCTCACATCGGTGGATGATTGCAGAAGCGACGGTGAGGTCGAGGATGGGGAGGCTGGGAGGTTGATAAGCAGGGTCGAGTCTTTTGAGGGATAG